The following proteins come from a genomic window of Gynuella sunshinyii YC6258:
- a CDS encoding amino acid ABC transporter ATP-binding protein — MSNIQNQFLSDAIVIRIQNMHKWYGEFHVLKNINLEVKKGERIVVCGPSGSGKSTMIRCINRLEEHQQGRIIIKNTELTNDVKNIEEVRREVGMCFQHFNLFPHLSILDNLTLAPIWVRKTSKKEAEELAMHYLERVKISNQAKKFPGQLSGGQQQRVAIARSLCMQPEIMLFDEPTSALDPEMIAEVLDVMTSLAKDGMTMLCVTHEMGFARKVADRVIFMDGGEIIEENKPEEFFDNPQNERTQLFLSQILNH; from the coding sequence ATGAGTAATATACAGAACCAGTTCCTGTCGGATGCCATTGTTATCCGTATTCAAAACATGCATAAGTGGTACGGAGAGTTTCACGTACTGAAGAACATAAACCTGGAAGTAAAAAAAGGCGAACGGATTGTCGTTTGTGGTCCTTCGGGCTCAGGGAAATCAACTATGATCCGGTGTATCAACCGTCTGGAAGAACACCAGCAGGGCCGCATCATAATCAAGAACACGGAACTGACCAACGATGTTAAAAACATTGAAGAAGTCCGTCGCGAAGTGGGTATGTGCTTTCAGCACTTTAACCTGTTTCCGCACTTGAGCATTCTCGATAACCTGACCCTGGCTCCAATCTGGGTGCGTAAAACATCCAAAAAAGAAGCTGAAGAGCTGGCCATGCATTATCTGGAACGGGTTAAGATTTCCAATCAGGCGAAAAAATTTCCCGGCCAGCTTTCCGGCGGCCAGCAACAGCGCGTGGCAATCGCCCGCTCGCTGTGCATGCAGCCGGAAATCATGCTGTTTGACGAGCCGACCAGTGCATTGGATCCGGAAATGATTGCTGAGGTTCTCGACGTTATGACCTCTCTGGCCAAGGATGGAATGACCATGCTGTGCGTAACACACGAGATGGGCTTTGCCCGAAAAGTCGCTGACCGGGTCATCTTTATGGACGGTGGCGAGATCATTGAGGAAAACAAACCTGAAGAGTTCTTTGATAATCCTCAAAACGAACGGACCCAGTTATTCCTGTCACAGATCCTTAACCACTAA
- a CDS encoding amino acid ABC transporter permease, with product MTNQTYQPGQHPNLPPPKNLIGPVAWIKHNLFNGVANSILTLLALLLLYITIPPFLDWAIISADWSGNSADACSREGACWVFIKVWFQQLMFGRFPGDQIWRIELAYVLCIASAIPLFFSVVPGKVKAFIVGFLLLVYPILCYFLFYGGMGLEVIETPLWGGLFLTLVIAVTGIVASLPIGILLALGRRSTMPIIRAICVAFIEFWRGIPLITVLFMASVMFPLFVPDDLNPDKLIRALIGVALFSSAYMAEVIRGGLQAIPKGQYEAAAALGLNFWKSMLLVILPQALKLVIPGIVNTFIGLFKDTTLVLIIGLFDLLGMAQSASTNPEWLAFTIEGYVFAAFGYFVFCFGMSRYSQRLERLLNTGHKR from the coding sequence ATGACGAATCAAACTTATCAACCCGGTCAACATCCTAATTTGCCACCACCTAAAAATCTGATTGGGCCGGTTGCCTGGATCAAGCACAATTTATTTAACGGTGTGGCCAATAGCATATTAACGTTACTGGCTTTACTGCTGCTTTATATCACCATTCCACCATTCCTCGATTGGGCCATTATTTCTGCGGACTGGTCCGGCAACTCGGCGGACGCATGCAGTCGTGAAGGGGCTTGCTGGGTATTCATCAAAGTCTGGTTCCAGCAACTGATGTTCGGTCGCTTTCCAGGTGATCAGATCTGGCGGATAGAACTGGCCTACGTGCTTTGCATTGCCAGCGCCATTCCACTGTTCTTCAGCGTTGTCCCGGGCAAAGTAAAAGCATTTATTGTAGGGTTTCTGCTGCTTGTATATCCGATCCTGTGTTATTTCCTGTTTTACGGTGGCATGGGATTGGAAGTTATCGAAACGCCATTGTGGGGTGGATTGTTTCTGACACTCGTCATCGCCGTAACCGGTATTGTAGCCTCTTTGCCTATCGGTATTTTGCTGGCATTGGGACGTCGTTCCACCATGCCGATCATTCGCGCGATATGCGTGGCCTTCATCGAGTTCTGGCGTGGCATTCCGTTGATTACGGTATTATTCATGGCCTCAGTCATGTTCCCGTTATTTGTCCCGGATGACCTGAATCCAGATAAACTGATTCGCGCACTGATCGGAGTGGCACTGTTCTCATCAGCCTACATGGCTGAAGTGATACGTGGTGGTCTGCAGGCTATTCCCAAAGGCCAGTACGAAGCCGCTGCCGCGCTTGGTCTCAATTTCTGGAAAAGCATGTTGCTGGTGATACTGCCACAAGCCCTTAAGCTGGTAATCCCCGGCATCGTCAATACGTTTATCGGGCTGTTTAAAGATACCACCCTGGTATTGATTATTGGCCTGTTCGATCTGCTGGGGATGGCACAATCAGCATCCACTAATCCAGAGTGGCTGGCCTTTACGATCGAGGGATATGTGTTCGCTGCCTTCGGTTATTTCGTATTTTGTTTCGGTATGAGCCGCTACTCACAACGCCTCGAAAGGCTGTTGAATACCGGTCATAAACGTTAA
- a CDS encoding amino acid ABC transporter permease produces the protein MSAQIDSSRPAKPPAWRDPNVTAMFFQVLVLSLVLYVIYTLINNTMMNLAARGIASGFDFLSTSSGFSISETLIEYDESSSYGRVFWVGLMNTLLVSFLGIMLATVLGFIMGVARLSSNWIVAKIAMIYVDTLRNIPLLLQLFFWYFAVLRPLPKPKAAIDWFDSIFLSNRGLYMPKPIFESGFGLIWAALIVAIIGIFFMRRWAKKRQEKTGEQFPVLLTSLGIIIGMPLLAAIITGFPMSWDFPELKGFNFKGGMVLTPEFCSLLFALSIYTSSFIAEIVRSGIMAVNKGQTEAAYALGLRPNLTTRLIIIPQALRVIIPPLTSQYLNLTKNSSLAAAIAYPDLVAVFAGTTLNQTGQAVEIMAMTLSVYLGLSLLISTLMNWYNARMALVER, from the coding sequence TTGAGCGCTCAAATCGATTCGAGCAGACCGGCAAAGCCGCCAGCCTGGCGTGACCCGAACGTCACAGCCATGTTTTTTCAGGTTCTCGTGCTGAGTCTTGTTCTGTATGTGATATACACGCTGATAAACAATACCATGATGAACCTTGCAGCCAGAGGTATTGCATCAGGTTTTGATTTTCTTTCCACGAGTTCCGGGTTTTCCATCTCAGAGACCCTGATTGAATACGATGAAAGCTCAAGTTATGGAAGAGTTTTCTGGGTAGGATTAATGAACACCCTGCTGGTATCCTTTCTGGGTATCATGCTGGCTACGGTACTGGGCTTTATCATGGGGGTGGCGAGGTTGTCCTCTAACTGGATAGTCGCCAAAATCGCCATGATCTACGTTGACACCCTGCGTAACATTCCATTACTACTGCAACTGTTTTTCTGGTATTTCGCAGTGCTTCGGCCACTGCCAAAACCAAAAGCAGCCATCGACTGGTTTGATAGCATTTTTCTATCAAACCGTGGTCTTTATATGCCAAAGCCAATTTTCGAATCCGGCTTTGGGCTGATATGGGCAGCATTGATCGTAGCGATCATCGGCATATTTTTCATGCGTCGCTGGGCCAAGAAAAGACAGGAAAAAACCGGTGAACAGTTCCCGGTATTATTGACATCTCTGGGTATTATCATCGGCATGCCACTACTGGCGGCCATTATTACCGGTTTCCCGATGAGCTGGGATTTCCCGGAACTTAAAGGCTTTAACTTTAAAGGAGGAATGGTTCTCACCCCCGAATTCTGTTCCCTACTGTTTGCCTTATCGATCTACACATCTTCTTTTATCGCCGAGATTGTCCGTTCAGGCATCATGGCGGTGAATAAAGGACAAACGGAAGCGGCTTACGCACTCGGACTGCGGCCAAATCTGACCACCCGCCTGATTATTATTCCGCAGGCCTTGAGAGTGATTATTCCGCCGCTGACCAGCCAATATCTGAATCTGACCAAGAATTCCTCATTGGCGGCTGCAATTGCATATCCTGACCTGGTCGCGGTATTTGCCGGTACGACTCTGAACCAAACCGGTCAGGCTGTGGAAATCATGGCCATGACATTGTCAGTTTATTTGGGACTGAGTCTGCTGATTTCGACACTGATGAACTGGTACAACGCCCGTATGGCACTGGTGGAGCGATAG
- a CDS encoding amino acid ABC transporter substrate-binding protein → MKLIKLALATAITVTVASSAVAGPVLDKIKQKGFIQCGVSQGLPGFSNPSEDGTWSGLDVDFCRTVAAAIFGDASKVKYTPLSAKERFTALQSGEIDVLSRNTTWTETRDTSLGLNFTATTYYDGQGFMVRKDLGVKSALELNGASVCTNQGTTTELNMADYFRKNGMTYEPVVFEKADEVVAAYDAGRCDVYTTDKSGLAAQRTKLKKPTDHMVLPETISKEPLGPVVAQGDDELFDIVKWSIYATIEAEEMGLNSGNIAKILTNPSANPDQLRFVGKEGQLGQNLGLDAKWAYNIIREVGNYGEIFDRNIGPLELPRGINNLWSNGGIMYSPPLR, encoded by the coding sequence ATGAAATTAATCAAACTCGCCTTGGCAACTGCTATTACAGTGACAGTCGCCAGTAGCGCCGTCGCTGGTCCAGTGCTGGACAAAATCAAACAAAAAGGTTTTATTCAATGTGGCGTCAGTCAGGGTCTGCCAGGTTTTTCAAACCCAAGCGAAGACGGTACATGGAGCGGCCTTGATGTGGACTTTTGCCGTACAGTAGCCGCTGCTATTTTTGGTGATGCCAGCAAAGTCAAATATACTCCGTTATCTGCTAAAGAACGTTTCACCGCCTTACAGTCAGGTGAAATTGATGTCCTGTCACGTAATACCACCTGGACAGAAACCCGCGATACATCGCTTGGTCTGAATTTCACCGCCACTACCTATTATGATGGTCAGGGATTCATGGTTCGTAAGGACCTCGGGGTTAAGAGTGCTCTGGAACTAAATGGTGCATCTGTTTGTACCAACCAGGGAACAACCACTGAGCTGAACATGGCAGATTACTTCCGTAAAAATGGCATGACTTATGAGCCGGTTGTATTTGAAAAAGCCGACGAAGTGGTTGCTGCATATGATGCGGGCCGCTGTGACGTTTATACAACTGATAAATCCGGTCTGGCTGCACAGCGTACCAAACTTAAAAAACCTACAGATCATATGGTTTTACCAGAAACCATCTCCAAAGAACCGCTGGGTCCAGTCGTTGCTCAGGGTGATGATGAACTGTTTGATATCGTAAAATGGTCTATCTACGCCACGATTGAAGCTGAGGAAATGGGTCTGAATTCAGGCAATATTGCCAAAATACTGACCAACCCATCAGCCAATCCTGACCAGCTCCGCTTTGTCGGTAAAGAAGGTCAACTGGGCCAGAACCTGGGACTGGATGCCAAATGGGCATACAACATCATTCGCGAAGTCGGTAACTACGGCGAAATTTTTGATCGCAATATCGGGCCACTGGAACTACCCAGAGGTATCAACAACCTTTGGAGCAATGGCGGTATCATGTATTCGCCACCACTGCGCTAA
- a CDS encoding amino acid ABC transporter substrate-binding protein, whose protein sequence is MILAAFVNMVFNVDNMNDPIGIVVMNNLSMSLIQKNNGLCNCLLFMAMLFLVACDSSSEFGGNSLVSSRTKVDVQGDGTTLAAIRQRGHIRCGVSTSLPGFSAPDSQGNWSGLDVDFCRVLSAAIFADPTRIVFIPLNAKERFDALQAGEIDILSRNTSWTYTRDIPQHLNFVGITFYDGQGFLVRRDAAINTPEDLNGAAICVKGNTTSEQNLVAYFRQRNMIYQPVIFDTSDQSLSGFEAGRCSALSADRSALASMRLNLKNPGSAVLLPMVISKEPLGPVIREGDNQWHKITRWTFFAILNAEEFGITSENIDGFKHSNNPMISRLMGEEDSLGQNLGLDDLWAYHAVKLVGNYGEIFERNLGMNSPIKISRGVNNLWTNGGLQYGPPLR, encoded by the coding sequence ATGATCTTGGCAGCATTCGTGAATATGGTGTTCAATGTTGACAATATGAATGATCCTATCGGTATCGTTGTTATGAATAATCTGAGTATGTCGCTGATTCAAAAAAACAATGGCTTGTGCAATTGCCTGTTGTTTATGGCAATGCTCTTTCTCGTGGCATGTGACAGCAGTTCCGAATTCGGCGGTAACTCTTTGGTTTCATCGCGTACCAAAGTCGACGTTCAGGGCGATGGCACCACGCTGGCCGCCATTCGGCAGCGGGGACATATTCGTTGTGGTGTGAGTACCAGTCTTCCCGGATTTTCGGCACCAGACAGTCAGGGCAACTGGAGTGGTCTTGATGTTGATTTTTGCAGGGTACTCTCTGCGGCCATTTTTGCAGATCCGACCCGTATCGTTTTTATTCCATTAAATGCCAAGGAGCGTTTCGATGCGTTACAGGCAGGGGAAATTGATATTTTGTCCAGGAATACCAGTTGGACCTATACGCGTGATATTCCACAGCATCTGAATTTTGTAGGCATTACGTTTTATGACGGTCAGGGATTTCTGGTGCGTAGGGATGCTGCTATCAATACGCCGGAAGATTTAAATGGAGCAGCTATTTGTGTGAAAGGAAACACAACATCAGAGCAGAATCTGGTGGCTTATTTCCGACAGCGAAACATGATTTATCAGCCGGTCATATTCGACACTTCCGATCAGTCTCTCAGTGGATTCGAGGCGGGACGATGCAGCGCCTTGTCGGCGGATCGTTCAGCGCTGGCATCAATGCGCCTGAATCTGAAGAATCCTGGCAGTGCGGTATTATTACCAATGGTGATTTCCAAAGAACCTCTGGGGCCAGTGATTCGAGAGGGAGATAATCAATGGCATAAGATTACCCGCTGGACTTTTTTTGCCATTCTCAATGCTGAGGAGTTTGGTATTACCTCTGAAAATATCGATGGTTTTAAACATTCCAACAACCCAATGATTAGCCGGTTAATGGGTGAGGAGGATAGTCTGGGGCAGAATCTTGGGCTGGATGATCTCTGGGCCTACCATGCTGTTAAGCTGGTTGGTAATTATGGAGAAATTTTCGAGCGTAACCTGGGAATGAATTCACCCATTAAAATCAGCCGGGGTGTCAACAACCTGTGGACCAATGGCGGGCTGCAGTATGGTCCGCCATTGCGTTAA
- a CDS encoding DMT family transporter, giving the protein MTGSFFIMMACLTWALDTLIRYPLLGEGYNTLQIVMLEHLFLSILFTPLLWVYRKRWLSLSPTQWLSFMVIGGFGSAIGNLAFTQAFQFLHPTVVILLQKLQPIVAITLAYLWLKEPIKKGFAFWAAIVFAGSFIMIWPDINTLFGSVLHYNDQLSMILLGYALTLVAVVAWGSATVFGKYLSLQGLKPQEIMTGRFTTGFIVLLPIWLLQDHSATDINWSLSGKVLGMVLISGLAGMALYYQGLRRVGARVATLAEMTFPVAAVIVNWVFLDSPLNLYQIAGALILIAGNLGLRLKDSEQQEALQPQKA; this is encoded by the coding sequence ATGACAGGATCTTTTTTTATTATGATGGCATGCCTGACCTGGGCTCTGGATACGCTGATCCGCTATCCATTACTCGGTGAGGGATATAATACTTTACAGATTGTGATGCTGGAGCATTTGTTTCTCAGCATACTGTTTACCCCTTTGCTCTGGGTGTACCGCAAACGCTGGCTCAGTCTGTCCCCAACCCAATGGCTGAGTTTCATGGTAATTGGTGGATTTGGCTCAGCGATTGGCAACCTGGCATTTACCCAGGCTTTTCAGTTTCTGCACCCAACGGTGGTTATCCTGCTACAAAAACTGCAGCCCATCGTCGCTATAACTCTGGCTTATCTGTGGCTTAAAGAACCGATCAAAAAAGGCTTTGCATTCTGGGCAGCGATAGTCTTTGCCGGCAGTTTTATCATGATCTGGCCCGATATCAATACACTCTTTGGCTCAGTACTTCACTATAACGACCAGCTTTCGATGATACTGCTGGGCTATGCCCTGACGCTGGTTGCCGTAGTGGCATGGGGTAGTGCCACTGTATTTGGCAAGTATCTGTCCCTGCAAGGGCTAAAGCCACAGGAAATCATGACCGGACGATTTACCACCGGATTTATTGTCCTGCTGCCTATCTGGCTATTACAGGACCACTCTGCGACGGACATCAATTGGTCATTGAGCGGCAAAGTCCTTGGCATGGTACTTATCAGCGGTCTGGCGGGCATGGCTCTGTATTATCAAGGTCTCAGAAGAGTGGGAGCCAGAGTGGCGACACTGGCCGAAATGACATTTCCGGTTGCGGCGGTGATTGTTAACTGGGTATTCCTGGACAGCCCACTGAACCTGTATCAAATCGCAGGTGCGTTAATTCTGATTGCCGGCAACCTTGGTCTGCGCCTGAAAGACTCTGAACAGCAAGAAGCACTACAACCCCAAAAAGCCTGA
- a CDS encoding 7TM diverse intracellular signaling domain-containing protein produces the protein MCTFFQTLLRVNGRVVFALIAMVFMAANARALDLMGNQAHHNLVPYMEYLEDSTRAETPFSVISKARESSWKAFDEQIVNFGYTQSSFWLRITLDTSYTRYKHWNLILDNPLLSVVNVYQMQNGIPKTITRTGSSRPYYRRQVNHRGYIVPLDIYEPTEILIMVEAETGLSTGVNIWAGETYWPHLLKIDQITFLFYGITLFLIFYNLINFFFVRDFGYIYYVVYVALFTVYAAGMDGIIFQYIWPDNRAFNPHFLQFISLAILIFAILFGRHFLQINRASNPAVNTLLWAYIGVTLLSVGVILFVNFVVASLLILSLSVMASILAVILSILAINKGFRPAYAYFAATAGLLLALLLFTAYKIGLISSYPMSYLALKVAIVYEGIILSVALVQRLKLLRIDDEEQQSRVMAQRKFFSHLSHEIRNPLYGIIGMIELLKQTRLDTDQSKYLETLTISSSALLDIVNEVLEHAKVESGHISLEYKFVPFADFVSRSVSIVSPGAEAKNLQFSYDIADDIPENVRIDPIRVRQVLINLLGNAVKYTEAGSVHLKICAIQRNHLRFEVSDTGIGISRNEQKRLFESFTRSKNDDSGVGLGLAICKQLIELMSGRIGVQSELAQGSTFWFEIPVNFDSVDVSETIVKPMVKILLVEPSRVDQDVFRAMLDKLGYGVTLSPRAESALDQLILERYDLILIADELPDKNAVDTAKLIRRQELQDGREPVPIICISATATPEFRQEYIQAGMNELLSKPIKLKTLSDIIQKVLEAD, from the coding sequence ATGTGCACGTTTTTTCAGACATTGTTGAGGGTGAATGGTAGGGTCGTATTCGCCTTGATTGCGATGGTCTTTATGGCTGCTAATGCCCGGGCGCTGGATCTGATGGGAAATCAGGCTCACCATAATCTGGTACCCTACATGGAATATCTTGAGGACAGTACCCGAGCAGAGACTCCATTTTCTGTTATTTCCAAGGCTCGGGAATCATCCTGGAAAGCATTTGATGAGCAAATCGTCAATTTCGGCTATACGCAGTCGAGCTTCTGGTTACGAATCACACTGGATACTTCTTATACACGCTATAAGCATTGGAATCTGATTCTCGATAATCCGCTGCTTAGTGTCGTAAATGTTTATCAGATGCAGAACGGTATTCCCAAAACCATTACCCGAACGGGAAGTTCCCGGCCGTACTACCGCCGCCAGGTTAATCATCGTGGTTATATCGTACCTCTCGATATATATGAACCCACTGAAATACTGATTATGGTTGAAGCAGAAACCGGCCTGTCTACCGGTGTTAACATCTGGGCGGGTGAGACTTACTGGCCGCATCTGTTGAAGATAGACCAGATTACCTTTTTGTTTTATGGCATTACCTTATTTCTGATTTTTTATAATCTGATTAATTTCTTTTTTGTCAGAGATTTTGGCTATATCTACTATGTGGTGTATGTCGCGCTGTTCACAGTATATGCCGCAGGTATGGATGGGATCATCTTTCAGTATATCTGGCCTGACAATCGGGCTTTTAATCCACACTTTTTGCAGTTCATATCCCTGGCCATTCTGATTTTTGCCATTTTGTTCGGTCGCCATTTTCTGCAAATCAACCGGGCCAGCAATCCGGCAGTCAATACACTGCTGTGGGCGTACATCGGAGTCACACTGTTATCCGTTGGCGTCATACTGTTCGTCAATTTTGTTGTTGCCTCACTTTTGATTTTGTCTCTTTCTGTGATGGCATCAATTCTGGCAGTGATTTTGTCGATTCTGGCGATAAACAAGGGTTTTCGTCCGGCATATGCTTATTTCGCCGCCACAGCGGGCCTGTTGCTGGCGTTACTGCTGTTCACAGCCTATAAGATTGGCTTGATATCATCCTATCCAATGTCATATCTGGCGCTTAAGGTCGCCATCGTATATGAAGGAATTATTCTGTCTGTCGCACTGGTCCAGCGCCTTAAACTATTGCGAATCGACGATGAGGAGCAGCAGAGTCGGGTGATGGCACAAAGGAAGTTTTTTTCCCATCTCAGCCATGAAATCAGAAATCCGTTGTATGGAATTATTGGAATGATCGAGCTGTTAAAACAGACCCGACTGGATACCGATCAGAGCAAATATCTGGAAACACTGACGATTTCCAGCTCTGCATTATTGGATATCGTGAATGAGGTGTTGGAGCACGCGAAAGTGGAGTCCGGTCACATCTCACTAGAATATAAGTTTGTACCGTTTGCTGATTTTGTTTCCCGCAGTGTTTCAATTGTTTCTCCCGGAGCAGAAGCCAAAAATCTTCAGTTTAGCTATGACATCGCCGATGATATTCCGGAAAATGTCCGTATTGATCCGATAAGAGTGCGGCAGGTTCTGATTAACCTGTTAGGGAATGCGGTCAAATACACTGAGGCAGGTTCAGTGCATCTGAAAATTTGTGCAATACAGAGAAACCACCTGCGGTTTGAAGTGTCGGATACCGGCATTGGCATCTCCCGAAATGAACAGAAACGTTTATTTGAGTCTTTCACCCGAAGCAAGAATGATGATTCCGGTGTTGGTCTGGGACTCGCCATCTGCAAGCAATTGATTGAATTGATGTCAGGGAGGATCGGTGTTCAATCAGAGCTGGCTCAGGGGTCCACTTTCTGGTTTGAAATTCCGGTTAATTTCGATTCCGTTGATGTGTCGGAGACGATTGTCAAACCGATGGTGAAGATTCTGCTGGTGGAACCGAGCCGGGTAGATCAGGATGTGTTCCGGGCCATGCTGGATAAGCTTGGATATGGTGTCACTCTCTCCCCGAGAGCTGAAAGTGCTCTTGATCAGCTGATACTTGAGCGCTATGACCTGATACTGATTGCCGATGAGCTGCCGGATAAAAATGCTGTGGATACCGCCAAGCTGATACGCCGTCAAGAGCTTCAGGATGGACGCGAACCGGTACCGATCATATGCATCAGCGCCACGGCGACACCGGAATTTCGCCAGGAATATATCCAGGCAGGTATGAATGAATTATTGAGCAAGCCGATAAAACTGAAAACTCTGTCGGATATCATTCAAAAGGTTCTCGAGGCCGACTGA
- a CDS encoding bifunctional lysine ketoglutarate reductase /saccharopine dehydrogenase family protein, with protein sequence MKNCFAIRAENPRIFEQRSPLTPDQVQTLIQNNGLKVIVESSDKRFFKDDEFRAAGAVVSTDTTDANLILGVKEIPIEDLPVDKACVFFSHTIKGQTYNMPLLQAVLDRRVTLIDYEKIADSQGRRLVFFGPFAGLAGAIDALWILGRRLQDEGIPNPFSQIRQALEYGSLQEAKSAVEAAGEWIRNNGLPETGKPWVIAVTGNGTVARGAGEIIDLLPVTHISAPEFKQLQAGNSFDLQRLYKVVIDCDHFVKPVDPDTQFEWQDYFQHPEKYQADFEGYLPDITLLINCIYWDVRYPKLVTCQDLKRLFADSKSSGLKVIADITCDIGGSIECNQRATSSANPCYVYNPETGETSDGVSGAGPVILAVDKLPTELPVEASAFFGQALMPWLPEMTQADYSQSFEALQLPAEIKKAVIAHHGSLTPDYQYLQGYLD encoded by the coding sequence ATGAAAAACTGTTTTGCCATCCGTGCTGAAAACCCCCGTATTTTTGAGCAACGATCACCTTTGACCCCAGACCAGGTTCAGACGCTGATACAGAATAATGGTCTGAAGGTCATTGTAGAGTCATCTGATAAACGTTTTTTCAAAGATGATGAATTTCGTGCTGCAGGGGCGGTCGTCAGTACTGATACCACGGATGCCAATCTGATTCTTGGGGTTAAGGAAATACCCATTGAGGATTTGCCTGTCGATAAAGCCTGCGTGTTCTTTTCCCATACCATTAAAGGGCAGACTTATAACATGCCTTTGTTGCAGGCGGTGCTGGATCGGCGTGTCACGCTGATTGATTATGAAAAAATCGCTGACAGTCAGGGGCGCAGACTGGTGTTTTTCGGCCCATTTGCCGGCCTGGCAGGTGCCATTGATGCATTATGGATACTGGGGCGCCGGTTGCAGGATGAAGGCATACCCAACCCTTTCAGTCAGATTCGTCAGGCTCTGGAGTATGGCTCCTTACAGGAGGCCAAGTCTGCTGTGGAGGCGGCTGGAGAGTGGATTCGGAACAATGGCCTGCCGGAGACCGGCAAACCCTGGGTTATTGCTGTGACCGGGAATGGCACGGTTGCCCGTGGTGCGGGTGAAATTATTGACCTGTTACCAGTGACCCATATTTCCGCGCCTGAGTTCAAACAGTTGCAGGCAGGTAACAGTTTTGACCTGCAGCGACTCTATAAGGTGGTTATTGATTGCGACCACTTTGTCAAACCGGTCGATCCAGACACTCAGTTTGAATGGCAGGATTATTTTCAGCACCCGGAAAAATATCAGGCTGATTTTGAAGGATATTTGCCAGATATCACACTGTTAATCAACTGCATATACTGGGATGTACGCTATCCGAAGCTGGTAACCTGTCAGGATCTGAAAAGATTGTTTGCTGATAGTAAGTCTTCTGGTTTGAAAGTGATTGCGGATATTACCTGTGATATTGGCGGTTCCATTGAATGCAACCAGCGTGCGACCTCTTCAGCGAATCCGTGCTATGTCTATAACCCGGAAACCGGCGAGACCAGTGATGGCGTGTCCGGTGCAGGGCCTGTCATACTCGCGGTCGATAAGCTGCCAACAGAACTGCCGGTAGAAGCCTCAGCTTTTTTTGGCCAGGCACTGATGCCGTGGTTGCCGGAAATGACTCAGGCTGATTATTCCCAGTCATTCGAAGCGTTGCAGCTTCCGGCAGAGATCAAAAAAGCTGTTATCGCCCATCATGGATCGCTGACTCCGGATTATCAATATCTTCAAGGTTATCTGGACTGA